The Phycisphaeraceae bacterium genome segment CATCCATCAGGGCCGCGTCGGCCTCCGCGGCGACAGGTGAAACACCCCGGAAACACCGAACGGCCCGTGTCCATCCATCAGGGCCGCGTCGGCCTCCGCGGCGGAGCCGTCAGCCATCAGCTGTCAGCTCTCAGCACGAGTGTCCATCCATCAGGGCCGCGTCGGCCTCCGCGGCGGCGAACTCGTGGTGATGGAGCACCGAATGGCGTCTTCGTGTCCATCCATCAGGGCCGCGTCGGCCTCCGCGGCACTTACTTACTCAGGAAATGGGGTGAAGTGTGTGTGGTGTCCATCCATCAGGGCCGCGTCGGCCTCCGCGGCAGCGGTGGCAGCGCATCGTGATCAAGGGTCCGTGTGTCCATCCATCAGGGCCGCGCCTCGCGGCGCAGGCGGTCCGTCCATCAGGCGCCGGAACGCGCCATGTCGGCGGTGTCCATCCATCAGGAACGCGTCGGCGCTCCGCGGCGGATCCATCAGGCCGCGATGCGACGTTCTCGGCGTGTCCATCCATCAGGGCCGCGTCGGCCTCCGCGCGCGAACGCCACGCGACTCGTGGTGATGGAGCACCGAATGGCGTCTTCGTGTCCATCCATCAGGGCCGCGTCGGCCTCCGCGGCTGCCGCACTCGCAAACCCTTGAAAACAGGCCACTTGCGCGGCCTCTGGCGAGCATGAGCGATTTCGGAGCAGTCGAACGGTCATTTCTGGCACTCCGGACGCGGAAGAAACCGCGAGAATCAGCCAAAAACCCGCGAGTGCGAGCGTGCCCGGCACCCCCCTTCACCACCGTCGCACTCGCGGCGAGGGGCCGCAGGAAGCCGACTTGTCAAAGAACACCGGCCCGCCCTGCATCGGGCGGCGGCAACGCGGTCCTGATTGATGCGCTCGGGACAAGCGGTTGCCCGCCTTCATCACTGAACACCCGGCGAGTTCCCCTCGGGCTGGGCCACAGGGGGCACGGGCTGAAGACACGTTCCCGAGACAAGCGCAGTATATCGGCCCGGGGACGCCCGCTCAATCGTCGTCGTCGGACCCGAACCGCGAGGCGTTCGTGGCGTTGATCCCGGCCGCGCAGGCCCGGGCGACCGCGCCCCAGAAGACCTTGCCCTCGAACCAGCGGTCATTGGAGCGGAAGCCCCCGCTCGGGTCGCGGAACAGAATGCGCACGCCGCCGGACTCGTCATCATCTTCAATGTCGTCCGCCGGGGCAGGCGAGCCTGCAACCCCCTTGCGTCCTGCGGCAGTGCGTGTTCGTGAGCGGCCGCCGTCCCCATTGCCCCAATACGGCTCACGCTCCGACGCCTCCCCATCGCCAACCTGCACCAACACCGTACCGGGGTCCACGTATCCAATACTCCTGGTGACCATGCCGTTCCCGCTGATCGTTGCGCGAATCCCGTCGATGCCGCGAAGGAACCGCAGGCCGACATTCCCCGCTGCATTCTCATCCGCGTCAATGGGCGTGGAGTGAACGGGACACTTGGTGTTTGCGCAAACGAAGTGTGAGCCGCCATCACGAAGCACCCAAGGGCGGTCCTCTTCACGGTCGAAAGCGTGCGGATTCTTGTCGATCCCGGAACGTACCCTGTCAGCCACGCTCCGCATTGCCGCGTCACGGATGTCGTTGGATTGGAGAACCCGTTGCATCCAAGTCTGGTTCAGCCACGCGGGATCGAATCGAACCGCGCGACAGCCCGGCGCGCCGCAGTGCGAGCAGTACCGTGACGAGAAGCGGGCATCCACGGTGGCGACCGGCACGCCGAACAGCCCGCCGATGTGCTGGGCAAACGCGAGAATCTGCCGGTGCGACCAACGGGCCAATCCGGCGTTCTCGTTCTTCGGACGGTCCGAACTCATCCTGTATCGGGTCAGGTCTTCGTAGACGAGAACATGTGCCGGGTCGTAGGCGGGGTGTGGATGCCGCGAGTCCTTGTCACCAAGACCGGCTGGCGCCGGGCATTGCACGCGAGCGTAGCCGTCTTCTCTGTAGAAGTGGCCTCGTTCTGGCCGGTGCCACAGAAGTTGGTCGGACCTGTCGGAGTATCGCCAGAGCCCGCGGCGAAGATCCTGCTCGAATCCGAGCGTCTGGGCCACGTCGGCATGTGCGATCAGCTTGGCGCGGTGTTCGCGGAGGTTGTCGAGGTGCTCGGTATCACCACGGTTGACTTTGGCGTCGCGTGGTACGCGGCGCACATCACCGGGCCAGCGCGGCCGGCAGGACCAGCGACGGACGAAGTTCTTCACGTCGTCGAGGAAGTTCAGGCGGTTCATCGACACGCCGCCGCGATGCGTGCGGCCGTGCGGCAGGTTGTTGGTGTCATCCTTGCGGTCGCCGTGCTTCGTGACAGGCGGCCGGCGCAGCAGGCGGAACAACCCGTTCTCGAACAGGTCGCGTTTGCCGCCATTGTCGCCGCGGTCGCCGTAGCTCACCTCGCGCATCAGCGCGGCGTCGAACTCGTTCCAGAGGCCGGAAGTTGCCCGGCGGCACTTCTCGGCGTCGTACCCGTCGCACAGGGACTTGGCCAGCGGCATGCGGAGCTGGTGAACCCGCCCCGCGAACTCATCATCCTCTGCCTGGCGCTTCGTCTTGGCGGCATCGCGGTCGATGCCCTGTTTCTTGGCTTGCTTCTCGGTCGGCACCTCCGTCGTCGGCACCTTCTCAGCGAGCGCCTTGAGCGACGCATTGCGGTTGCCAAGCCAGTCCCATATCGAGCCCGTATGGCCGATCGCCTTCAGGGATTCGGTCATGGCGTCGGTGGATGCCCATCGCACCAGTTGCTCTGCCACCTTGCGGCAGTTCTCCTTGATCTCCGGCTCGTCGAGACTCCGTGTCTCCGTCTTCCACTTCGTCCCAATGCGTTTGGTGATGCCGTCGGCTCGCTTGCGAACCTTGGCGCCGTCGGGCTTCCGCTGGGTGATGGCCTCGAGCGCCAGAAGCCGGGTGATACGCAGGAGCGAGTTGTTCAGATTGAGACGGGTGCGGAGAGAATACAGCCGCTCACGCAGCGCCTGTTCTTCCGTGGGCAGCGCCTCGCCGTCGCCGGGGAGGGAGACCGCTGAGGTACGCTCAAGGACTGCGTAGACGGGTTTCCCCTCGCACTTGCCGACCTGCCACGCCGTTTTACCGTCGGGCTTGGTGAATGACAGCCGCCACAATGCGCCGGCTGACGATGTGCGATAGCCGAGGTCGGTTCCGCGAACAGTGAAGCCGTGATCGATGGCCTCCTTCGGCCACTGCCGTTGTCCTGGCGGTAGCCGTGTCCCTCCGTCCTCAGTGGCGCCGTCCTTGCTGATCGCCTTCTTCAGGAAGAATGCCCGTGTCATGCC includes the following:
- the cas12b gene encoding type V CRISPR-associated protein Cas12b, with the protein product MATKSYKLRLELRAGQPVVDRQRFESDRTKETNQVQHWLDDTREAFNTGVDYLTGWLLRMHRGTGVWREKRDGIWREWQEITTCDELKKARSRRAADPSSFALLENRDLLDAFKSKGKSEAEAVELAECCRRIAKELCPPSEDTSGAQMPRDDLDLLTLETSTAKGVRDRGVDKTGKPKQKSGRRPRWMLKQAIAATAPSASSWSDFETRITATQEFQSAANDGKSLLRQLKQKYTGAWHDVQAQLCEYASTWEADKAKAEKRVEDSAVSGSIAAYRRLLEMDCLPLPGLQRPSAYLHIDNGSAEWNYAMWNMAGQRVRSHLGWVRRRATERMLWELRTTLFERGGWIRTRRDGKSIRKDGLTPDDIQFDTPPDGAAGDFDQRHAYANRKWVEALRMYETDEMPKHLEAVAFGAAEQPRIRRRTAKGWAKVRDKWNDLIAKASKADKPAPSADDLLEAFDQMRTRKTRDFGDRRLFEWLASPERRWLWDGADKGEDNDCGREDRDCLTAFIAQNEHLADQPKSITWTQVDPVKHPVWPFFGENSAVEYWLTREETSSGDARLVLVLKQLLARQADGSYSAVDRVKIALRGYDDFERSFALPDNAGDVSAKQTLVFRDDLLGGQTRQGTLSGMKLTWERDELEASHQKRQPTKKSPRIYANFSCDAGEAALPDWLTKHVGSDVKLKKPRDGMTRAFFLKKAISKDGATEDGGTRLPPGQRQWPKEAIDHGFTVRGTDLGYRTSSAGALWRLSFTKPDGKTAWQVGKCEGKPVYAVLERTSAVSLPGDGEALPTEEQALRERLYSLRTRLNLNNSLLRITRLLALEAITQRKPDGAKVRKRADGITKRIGTKWKTETRSLDEPEIKENCRKVAEQLVRWASTDAMTESLKAIGHTGSIWDWLGNRNASLKALAEKVPTTEVPTEKQAKKQGIDRDAAKTKRQAEDDEFAGRVHQLRMPLAKSLCDGYDAEKCRRATSGLWNEFDAALMREVSYGDRGDNGGKRDLFENGLFRLLRRPPVTKHGDRKDDTNNLPHGRTHRGGVSMNRLNFLDDVKNFVRRWSCRPRWPGDVRRVPRDAKVNRGDTEHLDNLREHRAKLIAHADVAQTLGFEQDLRRGLWRYSDRSDQLLWHRPERGHFYREDGYARVQCPAPAGLGDKDSRHPHPAYDPAHVLVYEDLTRYRMSSDRPKNENAGLARWSHRQILAFAQHIGGLFGVPVATVDARFSSRYCSHCGAPGCRAVRFDPAWLNQTWMQRVLQSNDIRDAAMRSVADRVRSGIDKNPHAFDREEDRPWVLRDGGSHFVCANTKCPVHSTPIDADENAAGNVGLRFLRGIDGIRATISGNGMVTRSIGYVDPGTVLVQVGDGEASEREPYWGNGDGGRSRTRTAAGRKGVAGSPAPADDIEDDDESGGVRILFRDPSGGFRSNDRWFEGKVFWGAVARACAAGINATNASRFGSDDDD